A single region of the Rhodococcus sp. W8901 genome encodes:
- a CDS encoding HNH endonuclease signature motif containing protein: MFDTGGGVGEIPTDGGVAGDAARFVVLSELARIENAHAARKVLLAGELMLSALERDVALRGGDIRDCGNEAVAEVSTRLGCSHTMASHFCDLGVDLRLRLPLTRAAFLAGDLDYARAWRIHRETAGLLPETFSLLEAEIVASARRLAPAALGREIRALILRASPGEAASDRELAEAECRVRVRRLGPLSEFSAVLPADQGQAAWQLVCEMAGTVCGKDRRGRQALLVDALMASLHGESALSCTCGSERCPKVGVASMPSRRKPLVQITVDVATLLGLTASPAYLDGHGPIDPHLARLLAEDGTWRAMLTEMRDLATELGLTPSTQPTETDTGTGPDADTISAAPGGQGNATESAPQRRQGLQVFRARGRRHRGGRLPESPIPSSWWDRPPPLPGPPPVGEGTTIADVLNRLDTDATLRRGRFPDGHGGQAQPPHGALTYRPDASTTSMVRTRDGHCRFPGCSVPAARCQLDHIVAFTHRNPIAGGWTIPSNLQCLCQFHHNLKTMDRITATMLAGGILVWSSSYGTTTVTLPGGVAMTDLDNTLVPHLPRRRHRQTADGTNETDEPPPF, translated from the coding sequence ATGTTCGATACCGGGGGTGGGGTCGGCGAGATACCGACGGACGGTGGTGTCGCGGGGGACGCGGCGCGGTTCGTGGTGTTGTCGGAGTTGGCGCGGATCGAGAATGCGCATGCGGCGCGGAAGGTTCTGCTGGCGGGCGAGTTGATGCTGTCGGCGCTCGAGCGGGATGTGGCGTTGCGGGGCGGCGATATTCGGGATTGTGGCAACGAGGCGGTCGCGGAGGTGTCGACGAGGTTGGGGTGTTCACACACGATGGCGTCGCATTTCTGCGATCTGGGGGTGGACCTGCGGTTGCGGCTGCCGTTGACGCGGGCGGCGTTCCTCGCCGGAGATCTGGACTACGCCCGGGCGTGGCGGATTCATCGTGAGACGGCCGGGCTACTGCCGGAGACGTTCTCGTTGTTGGAGGCGGAGATCGTGGCGTCGGCCCGCAGGTTGGCGCCGGCGGCGTTGGGTCGGGAGATCCGGGCGTTGATCCTGCGGGCCAGCCCGGGCGAGGCGGCGTCGGATCGGGAACTCGCGGAGGCGGAGTGTCGGGTGAGGGTCCGGCGCCTGGGTCCGTTGTCGGAGTTCTCGGCGGTGCTTCCCGCGGATCAGGGGCAGGCGGCCTGGCAGTTGGTGTGCGAGATGGCCGGCACGGTGTGCGGCAAAGATCGGCGTGGCCGGCAGGCGCTGCTGGTGGATGCGTTGATGGCGTCGCTGCACGGCGAATCCGCCCTGTCCTGCACGTGCGGAAGCGAGCGGTGCCCGAAGGTTGGTGTCGCGTCGATGCCGTCGCGGCGCAAGCCGTTGGTGCAGATCACCGTCGATGTGGCGACCCTGTTGGGCTTGACGGCCTCGCCCGCATACCTGGACGGGCACGGTCCGATCGATCCGCACCTCGCCCGGCTGTTGGCGGAGGACGGGACGTGGCGGGCGATGCTCACGGAGATGCGCGATCTCGCAACAGAACTGGGGCTCACACCGTCGACGCAGCCCACCGAGACTGATACGGGTACAGGTCCGGATGCGGACACCATTTCGGCGGCGCCGGGCGGCCAAGGCAACGCAACCGAATCCGCGCCACAGCGACGTCAGGGCCTGCAGGTGTTCCGCGCCCGGGGCCGCCGACACCGAGGGGGACGGTTGCCGGAATCGCCGATCCCGTCGTCGTGGTGGGATCGGCCACCACCACTGCCGGGACCGCCACCGGTCGGAGAGGGCACCACGATTGCGGACGTTCTGAACAGGCTCGACACCGACGCGACGTTGCGGCGCGGGCGATTCCCGGACGGGCACGGCGGACAAGCGCAGCCACCGCACGGCGCCCTCACGTACCGGCCGGACGCATCGACCACGAGCATGGTCCGCACCCGCGACGGGCACTGCCGGTTCCCGGGCTGCTCGGTGCCCGCGGCCCGCTGCCAACTCGACCACATCGTCGCCTTCACACACCGCAACCCGATCGCGGGTGGTTGGACCATTCCGTCGAACCTGCAGTGCCTGTGCCAGTTCCACCACAACCTCAAGACGATGGACCGCATCACCGCCACCATGTTGGCGGGCGGCATCCTCGTGTGGTCGAGCAGTTACGGCACCACCACGGTCACTCTTCCCGGCGGGGTCGCGATGACCGACCTCGACAACACGCTCGTCCCGCACCTCCCGCGACGCAGACACCGCCAAACGGCCGACGGCACGAACGAGACCGACGAACCGCCGCCGTTCTGA
- a CDS encoding endonuclease/exonuclease/phosphatase family protein has translation MTRSRALRLIAGAVGVAGLVAGVAALATFRSGASNNIVIVLASLAPLLLLATVVGAIVSAVARQWLLLAAAVVVVGLGGWAYGPLYVAGASGEPVVDENGPSIRVMQSNIMVGSADPEALVRMVRERDIDVLTIQELTDPSVEALRKAGLEDRLPHQVLAPHTTGGGGGGIYSRLPLSNGRQVEGMALTNLVTEVDAGLGRPVILYDVHPVPAYIAPAAHWTEDFDRLRADMDSSAAHDNVIVSGDFNATYSHSKFRDLRHGGYVDAADQLGAGILPTYPTDKRYPAVVGIDHILTKGGTATSLERIDVVGSDHHGLVADVRLTTGS, from the coding sequence ATGACGAGATCCAGGGCGCTGCGGTTGATCGCGGGTGCGGTCGGGGTGGCGGGACTCGTCGCGGGCGTGGCGGCACTGGCCACATTCCGCTCGGGTGCCTCCAACAACATCGTGATCGTGCTGGCATCGTTGGCGCCGCTTCTGCTGTTGGCCACCGTGGTCGGCGCGATCGTCTCGGCTGTCGCACGACAGTGGCTGCTGCTCGCCGCGGCCGTGGTCGTCGTCGGGCTCGGCGGCTGGGCGTACGGCCCGTTGTACGTCGCGGGTGCGTCCGGAGAACCGGTGGTGGACGAGAACGGACCGTCGATTCGCGTGATGCAGTCCAACATCATGGTGGGTTCCGCCGATCCGGAGGCCCTGGTGCGGATGGTGCGAGAACGTGACATCGATGTGCTCACGATCCAGGAGTTGACCGACCCGTCCGTCGAGGCCCTGCGGAAAGCCGGGCTCGAGGACCGTCTGCCCCATCAGGTTCTGGCCCCGCACACCACCGGCGGCGGCGGTGGCGGCATCTACAGCCGACTGCCGTTGTCGAACGGCCGCCAGGTGGAGGGAATGGCACTGACCAATCTGGTGACCGAGGTCGATGCCGGACTCGGCCGGCCGGTGATCCTGTACGACGTGCATCCGGTGCCCGCGTACATCGCGCCGGCAGCACATTGGACGGAGGATTTCGATCGGTTGCGCGCCGATATGGATTCGTCGGCCGCGCACGACAACGTCATCGTCAGTGGCGACTTCAATGCCACTTACTCGCACAGCAAGTTCCGCGATCTGCGCCACGGCGGATACGTCGATGCGGCCGACCAACTGGGCGCCGGGATCCTGCCGACGTATCCCACCGACAAGCGCTACCCCGCAGTCGTCGGGATCGACCACATCCTCACGAAGGGCGGCACGGCAACCTCGCTCGAGCGCATCGACGTAGTCGGATCCGACCACCACGGGCTGGTCGCGGACGTGCGGCTCACGACCGGATCCTGA
- a CDS encoding aldehyde dehydrogenase, whose amino-acid sequence MTRAVPSRDRVELPYTHVDDLFVDGTWVTSTSNARIDVVDPATEEVWGSVPNASTRDVDAAVGAADRAFRGPGWSDLRPSDRAEYLLRIADEIEKRAEPMSWTNTRENGSPVAETSGSAANAAGIFRYFASLASYLERDDERPYPNGLGTTTVFRDPVGVCVLIAPWNFPINLVVAKLAPALIAGCTVVIKPAETTPLSIRFVIEAVAAAGVPPGIVNLVTGTGAVGDHLVRHPLVRKVAFTGSTPVGRKIAAACGELLRPVTLELGGKSSAIVLEDADLDAFAQVLIRSCMRNTGQTCYISTRILAPAARYDEVVDTVTRTVAAAKHGDPFDGDTVFGPSATEAQYGKVLGYIEGARAEGARLTTGGGRADTDRGYFVQPTVFADVTAEMTIAREEIFGPVVTVMRYETVDDAVAIANDTAFGLGGIIFSTNEDRAIEVARRIDTGSVGINFFASNHSAPFGGRGDSGLGVEFGIEGLNAYLTPQSVHHRQ is encoded by the coding sequence CGAGGAGGTGTGGGGTTCGGTACCGAACGCCTCCACTCGCGACGTCGATGCCGCGGTCGGCGCCGCCGACCGTGCCTTCCGCGGACCGGGGTGGTCGGATCTGCGTCCGTCCGACCGCGCGGAGTACCTGCTGCGGATCGCGGACGAGATCGAGAAGCGGGCCGAACCGATGTCGTGGACGAACACCCGAGAGAACGGCAGCCCTGTCGCCGAGACCTCGGGTAGTGCGGCGAATGCCGCCGGGATCTTCCGCTACTTCGCATCGCTGGCGTCGTATCTCGAGCGCGACGACGAGCGCCCCTACCCGAACGGGCTCGGCACGACCACCGTCTTTCGCGACCCGGTCGGCGTGTGTGTCCTCATCGCGCCCTGGAACTTCCCGATCAACCTCGTCGTCGCCAAGCTGGCGCCCGCACTCATCGCCGGCTGCACCGTCGTGATCAAGCCTGCCGAAACCACCCCTCTGTCGATCCGGTTCGTCATCGAGGCGGTCGCGGCCGCCGGCGTCCCACCCGGCATCGTGAACCTGGTGACCGGGACGGGCGCCGTCGGGGACCACCTCGTGCGCCATCCTCTGGTCCGTAAGGTTGCATTCACCGGGTCCACCCCGGTCGGCAGGAAGATCGCGGCGGCGTGCGGTGAACTACTGCGGCCGGTCACACTCGAACTGGGCGGCAAATCGTCGGCGATCGTGCTCGAGGATGCCGATCTGGACGCCTTCGCCCAGGTGTTGATCCGGTCCTGCATGCGCAACACGGGCCAGACCTGCTACATCTCGACCAGAATCCTCGCGCCCGCGGCGCGGTACGACGAGGTCGTCGACACCGTCACGCGCACCGTCGCCGCGGCCAAGCATGGGGACCCCTTCGACGGCGACACCGTCTTCGGACCATCGGCGACCGAGGCGCAGTACGGGAAGGTCCTCGGGTACATCGAGGGCGCTCGTGCCGAGGGCGCCCGCCTCACCACCGGCGGTGGCCGCGCTGACACGGACCGCGGGTACTTCGTGCAGCCCACCGTCTTCGCCGATGTCACTGCGGAGATGACCATCGCCCGCGAGGAGATCTTCGGACCGGTCGTCACTGTCATGCGGTACGAGACCGTCGACGACGCCGTCGCGATCGCCAACGACACCGCGTTCGGTCTCGGCGGAATCATCTTCTCCACCAACGAGGATCGTGCCATCGAGGTGGCACGCCGGATCGACACCGGATCGGTAGGCATCAACTTCTTCGCCTCGAACCACAGTGCGCCGTTCGGAGGACGTGGAGACTCCGGCCTGGGAGTCGAGTTCGGAATCGAAGGTCTGAACGCCTACCTCACACCGCAGTCCGTCCACCACCGGCAGTAG